The Streptosporangiales bacterium DNA window GTCTTCTTCTCCTTGACCGGCGGGGCGATGTCGACCTTCTTCTCCGACTTGGTGACGACCACCCGGAAGACGGTGATGCTCATCCCGTTCTCCAGGTCGGTCTCCTTGCCGGGCCTGACCACGTCGTCGGCGTCCATCGTGACGCCGGCGTCCTCGACCGCGTCGGCGACCGTGCTGCCGAACGACAGCAGCTTCTTCGACTCGTCGTCGGCCTTGACGCTGACGTTCTTGGGCAGGTTGACCGTGAGCTCCATGCCGGCCAGCGGGATGCGGGCGGCACGGTCGGCGGACACGCGCATGCCCTTGCCGCGGATGCCGAGCTGGCGAAGTGCCTCGTCGACGTTGAGCGCAGTGACCCACCTCTTCTGGGTCTTGCCGTCGAGGGTCAGCGTGACCTGGCGGGCGTGCCTGACCACGATGTGGTCGCCGTCGTTGACGGTGTCCGACGGGTCCGGGGCCACGAGGTCACGCGACTTGGGACGGACGTCGGCCTTGTCGAGGACGCTCTGCACGTCCCCGGACAGGGTGTGGACGGTCTGGGTCTTGCCGTCCACGGTGAGTGTGACTGATCTGTCGACCGCCGCGTATGCGACGCCGCCGCCGGCCAAGACCGCGAACGCGGTCACGCCGACGGCAAGTGCTGCCGGTGTCTTGCGCACAGTTCTCCCTGGGGCAACGGGGTAAGGGCCGCAGGGGAGATCGACGAGTCGGCGCATACGCACGACCGTCTGGGGTCCGACGACCGTGCTACGCCCCCGAGCGCCACCCGAGGTCTCCCTGGACCCCGGCTAACAGCCTCGAACTATAACGAGACGATCACACCCGGGCAATCCGACCCACCGGAGAGCCCTCACCGTCCGTCACGTGGGCGGTCGCGGAACCAGGGTCGAATGGGGGTTCGATCAGGGCCACCGGGCCGCCCTGCCGGGTACCGTGGGACGAAACCGGCATCGGGCCGGCAAGCACCGCAGAAGGAGCCCACATGCCGAAGAAGGCCTGGTACATCATCGGCGGAGTCGGCGGCGCGATCGTCGCCTGGTGGCTTCTCCCCAACTGGATCGCCGTCCTGATCATCGCGGCCGTCATCGCCGCTCCCGTCGTCGGCTACTTCATGCTCGACCCGAGCCAGCGCAAGCGCCTGCACCGGGTCCGCCGCAAGCAGATCGGCGGTTGACCAAGCCCCCACCTCCCCGTGATCATGCGGGATGTGACGGGTAGCTCCTCGACGTCCCGGCGGCGTCCCCACGTCCTGCTGATCATGGTCGACCAGCTCGCCGCGTCATGGCTGGCGGCGTACGGGCATCCGCTCGTCGACACCCCCGCGATCGACCGGCTGGCGGGCGGCGCCACCGTCTTCGAGAGCGCGTACTGCCCGTCGCCGCTCTGCGCGCCGTCGCGCGCCTCGCTGCTCACCGGCCGGCTGCCGTCCCGTACCGGGGTCTACGACAACGCGGCCGACATGCGCTCGTCGCTCCCCACGCTCGCCCACCACCTGCGCGCCGCGGGCTACCGTACGAGCCTGGCCGGCAAGATGCACTTCGTCGGGCCCGACCAGTTGCACGGGTTCGAGGAGCGGCTCACCACCGACGTCTATCCCGCCGACCTCGACTGGACGCCCGACTGGCGGCGGCCGATGACCGAGCGGTTCTCCTGGTACCACACGATGGAGAGCGTCCAGACCCCCGCGCGGTGCCTCGCGTCGATGCAGATGGACTACGACGACGAGGTCGCGTTCCAGGCCGTCCGCAGGATCTACGACCACGCGCGTGACCCCGACCGCACACCGTTCTTCCTCACCGCGTCGTTCACCCACCCGCATGACCCGTGGGAGGTGCGGTCGGAGTACTGGGACAGGTACGACCCCGCCGCGATCGAGCCGCCCGCGGTCGGCCGGCTGCCGTTCGGCGAGGCCGACCCGCACAGCCGGCGGCTGCGCGAGATGTTCGCCGCGGAGGACGCCGAGGTGACCGACGAGCAGGTCCGCGCGGCCCGCCACGGGTACTTCGCGGCCGTGAGCTACGTCGACGCACGGGTGGGTGAGATCCTGCACGCGCTCGACGACACGCGCCTCGCCGACGACACGATCGTGGTGTTCACCTCCGACCACGGCGAGATGCTCGGCGAGCGCGGTCTCTGGTACAAGATGTCGTTCTACGAGCACTCGGCCCGCGTGCCGCTGCTGATCCGCGCACCGGGCGGCGCCGCGGCGCATCGCGTCGCGTCGCCGGTGTCGCTCCTCGACCTGGTGCCGACGGTGCTCGACCTCGCGGACCGCCGGCCCGACCACCTCGACGTCGACGGCGTGAGCCTCGCCGGGCTCGTCGCGGGCGGCATCGGCGACCGCGGTGCACCGGTGGTGGCCGAGTACCTCGCCGAGGGCGTGACCGCGCCCGCGGTCATGGTGCGCAGCGGAGCGCACAAGCTGATCAGGTGCCCCGGCGACCCCGACCTGCTGTACGACCTCGACGCCGACCCGGACGAGGTCGACGACCTCGCGGGCAAGCCGGAGCACGCCGCGACGCTCGCCGCGCTGGGCGCCGAGGCCGACGCCCGCTGGGACCTCGACCTGCTCGACCACCAGGTCCGGGCCAGCCAGCGCGACCGGATCTCGGTCGCGCCGGCGCTCGCCGGCGGCGTCCGTACCGACTGGGACTTCTCCCCGCGGGTCGACGGCAGCGCCGTCTACGTCCGCAGCCACACCAACATGTACGACCTGCAGCGCCGCTCCCGCCTGGAGTCGTGACGTCGCCGCTGCTTCACCTCACCAAGATCGACTTCACCTCGTCCCGGCACGAGGTGAAGTCCCTGTTGATCACATTGGCGTGATCAACCGGGACCCGGTCCGGTCAGAGCGCCGGGAGGCCGAAGAGGCGCCGCGCGTTCGCGGCGGTCAGGGCGGCGATCTCGTCCTCGGTCGTCCCGCGCACCTCGGCGAGGCAGCGGACGGTGAGCGGCACGAGGTACGGCGCGTTGGGCCTGCCGCGGTACGGCATGGGCGTGAGGTACGGCGCGTCGGTCTCGACGACGAGCAGCTCGGCGGGTGCGATCGCGGCCGCGGCGCGCAGGTCGGCGGCGTTCTTGAACGTCACCGTGCCCGCGAAGCTCATCACGTAGCCGCGATCGGCGCAGACCCGCGCCATCGCGGCGTCACCGGAGAAGCAGTGCAGCATGGTGTGCTCGGGTGTGCCCTCCTCGGCGAGGATGCGCAGCACGTCGTCGTGGGCGTCGCGGTCGTGGATGACCAGCGCCTTGCCGGCGTCCTTCGCGATCGCGATGTGCCGCCGGAACGCCTCCTGCTGGACGGCGGGCTCCACCCGCTCCCAGTAGGCGTCGAGGCCGGTCTCCCCCACCGCGCGCACCTGCGGCAGCGCGGCCAGCCGCGCGATCTCGGCGTACGCGGCCTCGTCGGCGTCCGCGACCTCGTTGGGGTGGATCGCGACCGCGGCATACACCCCGTCGTACGTCGCGGCGGTGTCGGCGCACCACCGCGACGACGCGACCGTGTCGCCCGTCGTCACCATCGCGGTGACGCCGACGGCACGCGCAGCGGCCACCACGTCGGCGACGCCGGTGTCGAGCGCGTCGAGATGCGTGTGGCTGTCGACCGTGGGCACCCGCAGCGGGTCGGGCGCGGGCGGTGGTGAGCCCTGCCTGCGGGCGTTCACCTGCACTCGTTCACGCGTCGTCGGCGAGCCGCGGGAACAGGGCGTCGCCCTTGCTGACCCGGGCGCCGGCGGTGAGCGTGCCCCACGCACCGGCGTCCTGCACCCGCTGGTCGGCGAGGGCGCCGAGGTGCTCCTCCGCGCCGAGCAGCTCCCACAGCCTGGCGCACGCTTTCGGCATGACGGCGTTGTGCAGCACGGCGATCGCGCGCAACGACTCCGCCGCCGTGTAGAGGACGGTGGCGAGCCGCGCACGCGCCTCGGGGGCGTCGTCCTTGGCGACCTTCCACGGCTCCTGCTCGGTCACGTAGACGTTGACCGCGCCGACGAACTCGTGGGTCGCCGCGAGCGCCTCGTGCAACGCGTACCGGCCGACCGCCTCGTCGGCGACGCGGGCGGCGTCGGCCAGGCGCCCGGCGAGTGCGTCCTCGGCGGGACCGTGGTCGTCCGGCTTGGGCAGCGTGCCGTCGAAGTACCTGCCCACCATCGCGGCCACGCGCGACGCGAGGTTGCCGAGCCCGTTCGCGAGCTCCGAGGTGTAGACCGCGCTCATGTTCTCCCAGGAGAAGGAGCCGTCGGAGCCGAAGTTGATCGCCCGCAGGAAGTAGTAGCGGTAGGCGTCGGAGCCGAAGTGGTCGACGATCTCGCGCGGGTGGATGCCGGTGAGCTTGGTCTTGCTCATCTTCTGCCCGCCGACGAGCAGCCAGCCGTGCGCGAAGACCGTACGCGGCACGTCGACGCCGGCGGCCATGAGCATGGCGGGCCAGATCACCGCGTGGAAGCGCGCGATGTCCTTGCCGACCAGGTGCAGGTCGGCCGGCCAGATGCTCTCGAAGCCCTCGTCGCCGTACCCGGCGGCGGTCGCGTAGTTGAGCAGCGCCTCGATCCAGACGTAGAGGACGTGGTCCTCGTCCCACGGCACCGGGATGCCCCAGTCGAACGTGGACCTGGTGATCGAGAGGTCCTGCAGACCCTGCCGGACGAACGAGACGAGCTCGTTGCGGGTGCTCTCCGGCCGGACGAACTCCGGGTGCTCCTCGTAGAGCGCGAGCAGACGGTCGGCGTACGCGGAGAGCCGGAAGAAGTAGTTGGTCTCCGAGATGATCTCGACGGGCCTGCCGTGGATCGGGCAGAGCTTCACGCCGTTCTCGTCCTCATCGAGCTCGCTCTCGAGCTTGAACTCCTCGCACGAGACGCAGTACGGGCCCTCGTAGCGGCCCTCGTAGACTTGGTCGGCGTCGTACAGCGCCTGCCAGAACGTGCGCACCCGCTCGATGTGGCGCTGCTCCGTGGTGCGGATGAAGTCGTCGTTGCTGATGTCGAGCACGCCGAGCACCGGCTTCCACTCGGTCTCGACGAGGCGGTCGCACCACTCCTTCGGCGTGACGCCGGCGGCCTCCGCGGACCGCATGACCTTCTGCCCGTGCTCGTCGGTGCCGGTGAGGAAGTGCACCCGCTCGCCGCGCTGACGGTGCCAGCGCGCGATCATGTCCGCCGCCACCGTGGTGTACGCGTGCCCCAGGTGCGGGACGTCGTTGACGTAGTAGATCGGCGTGGTGACGTAGAACGCCCGCGTGTCCCTCTCGGCTGCCATGGGGACATACTCCCAGCGGCCCGGCCCCGGCGACGACGAGGGCCGACACCGTGCCCCTCAGCGGATGAGTCGCTCCGCGAGCTCGCGTGCCACCTGGACCGGGTGGGGCTGGTCCTCCTCGTGGAGGACGCCGAGGACGACCTGGTCCGCGCCGGCCCTGAGGTGCTCGCCCACCCGCGCGGCGATCGTGTCGGCGTCACCCCAGGCGACCAGCTCGTCGACGAGCCGGTCACTCAGGTCGGAGATCTCGTCGTCCGCGAAACCCATCCGCCGGATGTTCTCCGCGTACCCCCTGACCCCGCCTCCGACGAGGAACCTGAGCGGTCCGCGTGCCGTTTCCCGCGCCCGCGCGGGATCAGTGTCGAGAACCACCATCTGGTCGACCACCAACGTGGAGTCGTGGCCCAGGGCGCGGCGCGCGTCCGCGGTGAAGGCGGGCGTGACGAGGAGGACCACGGCGCCGGCGAACCGGTCGCGGGCGAGCTGGAGCTTACGGGGGCCGAGCGCCGCCAGGATGCGCCGATCCGCGGGCACCGGCGGTTCACCTGTGTCGAGCCGGTCGAGGAACTCGTTCAGGGCCCGCAGCGATCGCGGTGTCTGCGGACCACCGAGCCCGACGACGAACCGACCTGGATGGGTGGCCTCGAGGTCGGCGTACAACGCGGTCACCGCTTCCGGACCGTAGACGCCGAGCGGGATGATCCCGGGTGCGACCGGTATCGTCGTGGTCGCGCGGATGATCTTCGCTATCGGGTCCAGGGTGGTCAGCTGCCCGCCGGACAACCAGATCGTGGAGTACCCCAGCTTCTCCACCTCGACCGCGTCATCGAGGTAGGAGTCGTCGGCGGACAGGTCCAGCGAGACACCGATCGGCCCCAGGTCGAGTGTGGTCACGGCCACCCCCTGTCAGTCGCGAACCTCATGGATCCTTACCACCGCGAGACTAGAACCCGAACCAAACTTGAGGTCAAGTCGACATCCGCGGGCTACTCGGCTCCGCGGACCACGGCGTCGTAGACGTCGCGCTTCGGGACGCCGGCCGCGCGGGCGACGTCGGCGATGGCCTGCTTGCGCGGCGTACCGGCCGCCTCGCGGTCGGCGACCGCGGCGGCCAGGTCGGCGGGGTCGGTCGAGACGGCGGGACGGTCCGCGCCCGCGACGACCACGGTGACCTCGCCCCGGACCCCCTCGTCCGCCCAGGCCGCCAGCTCGTCGAGCGGGCCGCGCCTGACCTCCTCGTACGTCTTCGTCAGCTCGCGGCACACCGCGGCGCGGCGCCCCGCGCCGAAGGCGTCGGCCATCGACCGGAGCGTCGCCGCCAGCCGGTGCGGCGCCTCGAAGAAGACCAGCGTGCGCGGCTCGCCGGCGAGCTCACCGAGCCGGGTCGCGCGCTGGCCGTCCTTGCGCGGCAGGAAGCCCTCGAAGCAGAACCGGTCGACGGGCAGCCCGCTCACGGCCAGCGCCGTGGTGACGGCGGAGGGGCCTGGCACGGAGGTGACGTGCACGCCCGCCTCCACCGCGTCTGCCACCAGCCGGTAGCCGGGATCGGACACGCTCGGCATGCCGGCGTCGGTCA harbors:
- a CDS encoding DUF348 domain-containing protein; translated protein: MRRLVDLPCGPYPVAPGRTVRKTPAALAVGVTAFAVLAGGGVAYAAVDRSVTLTVDGKTQTVHTLSGDVQSVLDKADVRPKSRDLVAPDPSDTVNDGDHIVVRHARQVTLTLDGKTQKRWVTALNVDEALRQLGIRGKGMRVSADRAARIPLAGMELTVNLPKNVSVKADDESKKLLSFGSTVADAVEDAGVTMDADDVVRPGKETDLENGMSITVFRVVVTKSEKKVDIAPPVKEKKTDKLDKGDTKVEDPGKKGQKIVYYETRSVDGKKGEVKKVDEKIVKKPKTKVVLVGTKKHSMDGTFWTLGGWNWRGLAECESGMNPRAVNPNGHYGLYQFSMQTWQSMGGSGSPVDASPEEQTQRAYKLVERAGTGQWSCPLSRL
- the betC gene encoding choline-sulfatase, coding for MRDVTGSSSTSRRRPHVLLIMVDQLAASWLAAYGHPLVDTPAIDRLAGGATVFESAYCPSPLCAPSRASLLTGRLPSRTGVYDNAADMRSSLPTLAHHLRAAGYRTSLAGKMHFVGPDQLHGFEERLTTDVYPADLDWTPDWRRPMTERFSWYHTMESVQTPARCLASMQMDYDDEVAFQAVRRIYDHARDPDRTPFFLTASFTHPHDPWEVRSEYWDRYDPAAIEPPAVGRLPFGEADPHSRRLREMFAAEDAEVTDEQVRAARHGYFAAVSYVDARVGEILHALDDTRLADDTIVVFTSDHGEMLGERGLWYKMSFYEHSARVPLLIRAPGGAAAHRVASPVSLLDLVPTVLDLADRRPDHLDVDGVSLAGLVAGGIGDRGAPVVAEYLAEGVTAPAVMVRSGAHKLIRCPGDPDLLYDLDADPDEVDDLAGKPEHAATLAALGAEADARWDLDLLDHQVRASQRDRISVAPALAGGVRTDWDFSPRVDGSAVYVRSHTNMYDLQRRSRLES
- a CDS encoding YchF/TatD family DNA exonuclease, which gives rise to MQVNARRQGSPPPAPDPLRVPTVDSHTHLDALDTGVADVVAAARAVGVTAMVTTGDTVASSRWCADTAATYDGVYAAVAIHPNEVADADEAAYAEIARLAALPQVRAVGETGLDAYWERVEPAVQQEAFRRHIAIAKDAGKALVIHDRDAHDDVLRILAEEGTPEHTMLHCFSGDAAMARVCADRGYVMSFAGTVTFKNAADLRAAAAIAPAELLVVETDAPYLTPMPYRGRPNAPYLVPLTVRCLAEVRGTTEDEIAALTAANARRLFGLPAL
- a CDS encoding methionine--tRNA ligase, with protein sequence MAAERDTRAFYVTTPIYYVNDVPHLGHAYTTVAADMIARWHRQRGERVHFLTGTDEHGQKVMRSAEAAGVTPKEWCDRLVETEWKPVLGVLDISNDDFIRTTEQRHIERVRTFWQALYDADQVYEGRYEGPYCVSCEEFKLESELDEDENGVKLCPIHGRPVEIISETNYFFRLSAYADRLLALYEEHPEFVRPESTRNELVSFVRQGLQDLSITRSTFDWGIPVPWDEDHVLYVWIEALLNYATAAGYGDEGFESIWPADLHLVGKDIARFHAVIWPAMLMAAGVDVPRTVFAHGWLLVGGQKMSKTKLTGIHPREIVDHFGSDAYRYYFLRAINFGSDGSFSWENMSAVYTSELANGLGNLASRVAAMVGRYFDGTLPKPDDHGPAEDALAGRLADAARVADEAVGRYALHEALAATHEFVGAVNVYVTEQEPWKVAKDDAPEARARLATVLYTAAESLRAIAVLHNAVMPKACARLWELLGAEEHLGALADQRVQDAGAWGTLTAGARVSKGDALFPRLADDA
- a CDS encoding TIGR03620 family F420-dependent LLM class oxidoreductase, encoding MTTLDLGPIGVSLDLSADDSYLDDAVEVEKLGYSTIWLSGGQLTTLDPIAKIIRATTTIPVAPGIIPLGVYGPEAVTALYADLEATHPGRFVVGLGGPQTPRSLRALNEFLDRLDTGEPPVPADRRILAALGPRKLQLARDRFAGAVVLLVTPAFTADARRALGHDSTLVVDQMVVLDTDPARARETARGPLRFLVGGGVRGYAENIRRMGFADDEISDLSDRLVDELVAWGDADTIAARVGEHLRAGADQVVLGVLHEEDQPHPVQVARELAERLIR
- the rsmI gene encoding 16S rRNA (cytidine(1402)-2'-O)-methyltransferase, which gives rise to MSGVLVLAGTPIGDPRDASPRLAAELGGADVVAAEDTRRLRRLCGALGVTPRRIVSYWDGNERARTPGLLDELRGGARVVLVTDAGMPSVSDPGYRLVADAVEAGVHVTSVPGPSAVTTALAVSGLPVDRFCFEGFLPRKDGQRATRLGELAGEPRTLVFFEAPHRLAATLRSMADAFGAGRRAAVCRELTKTYEEVRRGPLDELAAWADEGVRGEVTVVVAGADRPAVSTDPADLAAAVADREAAGTPRKQAIADVARAAGVPKRDVYDAVVRGAE